One genomic region from Leptolyngbyaceae cyanobacterium JSC-12 encodes:
- a CDS encoding universal stress protein UspA-like protein (IMG reference gene:2510097885~PFAM: Universal stress protein family) produces the protein MEREDGSIEIEAETFSPFVNRLKGVFMFKRIIVAVSPTSDEHIVNEAISIAKLSNATLMLLHVLSPFEEGYPTPIYPGPDTIYPSLHQEAIRAYAEQWEAYQRKGLDYLKQLTEKITAAGIATEFTQNTGDPGRVVCELAANWNADLIIIGRRGHTGIKELFLGSVSNYVLHHAPCSVLTIQGILPKEDEPSPKAEELSTVG, from the coding sequence ATGGAAAGAGAAGACGGCAGCATAGAAATAGAGGCAGAAACATTTTCTCCCTTCGTGAATCGCCTCAAAGGAGTGTTTATGTTTAAACGAATTATCGTTGCTGTATCTCCTACTAGCGATGAACACATCGTAAACGAAGCGATCAGCATTGCCAAATTGAGTAATGCCACATTGATGTTGTTGCACGTTCTTTCGCCATTTGAGGAAGGCTATCCAACTCCGATTTATCCTGGTCCTGACACTATTTACCCCAGTTTGCATCAGGAAGCAATCCGAGCTTATGCCGAGCAGTGGGAGGCGTATCAAAGAAAAGGGTTGGATTATCTTAAGCAATTGACGGAAAAAATAACGGCAGCAGGGATTGCCACAGAATTTACCCAAAACACAGGTGATCCAGGACGAGTGGTGTGTGAACTGGCAGCAAATTGGAACGCCGACCTGATCATCATTGGCAGACGCGGACACACCGGAATTAAAGAGCTATTTTTGGGTAGTGTCAGTAACTACGTGTTGCACCATGCCCCGTGCTCTGTGCTGACAATTCAAGGTATTTTACCGAAAGAGGACGAACCCAGTCCAAAAGCTGAAGAACTAAGCACAGTGGGATAG
- a CDS encoding hypothetical protein (IMG reference gene:2510097881), with the protein MFIIDVSLKSAPVTLSVQRKNSEDAEATYQQVLDAMRSGEAKLVELTCEHQPGKKVSVLGSEVAAVQVYEKSSTATSSGRPPGFFALTE; encoded by the coding sequence ATGTTCATTATTGATGTAAGTCTAAAAAGCGCCCCTGTAACGCTGTCAGTTCAGCGGAAAAATTCAGAAGATGCAGAGGCGACCTATCAACAGGTATTGGATGCAATGCGCTCAGGTGAAGCCAAGCTGGTAGAGCTAACCTGTGAACATCAGCCTGGTAAAAAGGTGAGTGTGTTAGGAAGTGAAGTGGCTGCCGTGCAGGTTTATGAAAAATCTTCCACCGCCACTTCTTCTGGTAGACCTCCTGGCTTTTTTGCACTGACAGAATGA
- a CDS encoding ABC-type cobalt transport system, ATPase component (IMG reference gene:2510097882~PFAM: ABC transporter) produces the protein MIDSVSTEDAIAIQVKNLDFRWYKGSTVLEACSLEVPKGEFWMLLGTNGSGKSTLLKLLAGLLQPQSGFIKPLPILGFVFQNPDHQLVMPTVGADVAFGLAGCGLTTVQVRQRVEEALDAVNLLPLIRRPIYALSGGQKQRVAIAGALARHCEVLLLDEPTALLDPDSQLELVVQVQHLVKERNLTALWVTHRLDELDYCDGAFLLENGKVVDQGDPQRLRQRLMQSPV, from the coding sequence ATGATTGATTCAGTTTCGACAGAAGACGCGATCGCAATTCAGGTTAAAAACCTCGACTTCCGCTGGTACAAAGGCTCTACTGTGCTAGAGGCTTGTAGCCTGGAGGTGCCCAAGGGAGAGTTTTGGATGTTGCTGGGCACAAACGGCAGTGGTAAATCGACATTGCTCAAATTGTTGGCTGGGTTGCTTCAACCCCAGTCCGGTTTCATTAAGCCATTGCCTATCCTGGGGTTTGTGTTTCAAAATCCAGATCATCAACTGGTGATGCCTACAGTGGGAGCAGATGTGGCGTTTGGGCTGGCAGGTTGTGGTTTAACCACAGTGCAGGTGCGGCAACGGGTTGAAGAAGCACTGGATGCTGTGAATTTATTACCGCTGATTCGTCGTCCGATCTATGCCTTAAGTGGTGGGCAAAAGCAACGAGTGGCGATCGCTGGAGCCTTAGCCCGTCACTGCGAAGTGCTACTGCTGGACGAGCCTACCGCTCTGCTCGACCCAGACAGTCAGCTAGAACTTGTTGTGCAGGTGCAGCACCTCGTTAAGGAACGAAACTTGACTGCTCTCTGGGTGACCCATCGCTTAGATGAATTGGATTACTGTGATGGTGCTTTCTTACTGGAGAACGGAAAAGTTGTTGATCAAGGTGATCCGCAGCGATTACGTCAACGCCTGATGCAAAGTCCAGTCTAA
- a CDS encoding putative methylated DNA-protein cysteine methyltransferase (IMG reference gene:2510097884~PFAM: 6-O-methylguanine DNA methyltransferase, DNA binding domain): MSAYETIYTIVRQIPPGQVATYGQVADLANLPGRARLVGYALFRVAPDSDIPWHRVINAKGEVSQSPVRRGSDYLQRALLEEEGIQFSPQGRVNLREYRWNAEGV; encoded by the coding sequence GTGTCTGCTTACGAAACGATCTATACCATTGTGCGCCAGATTCCTCCTGGACAGGTTGCGACTTATGGACAAGTTGCGGATTTGGCAAATTTGCCAGGACGAGCGCGACTAGTTGGGTATGCCCTGTTTCGAGTAGCGCCTGACTCGGATATTCCCTGGCACCGCGTCATCAATGCCAAAGGTGAAGTTTCCCAATCACCCGTTCGGCGCGGGTCTGATTATTTACAGCGAGCATTGCTAGAAGAAGAAGGAATTCAGTTTAGCCCCCAGGGCAGGGTTAATTTACGGGAGTATCGCTGGAACGCTGAAGGTGTTTAA
- a CDS encoding ribonuclease III (IMG reference gene:2510097886~PFAM: RNase3 domain; Double-stranded RNA binding motif~TIGRFAM: ribonuclease III, bacterial), whose product MHQAALPRFQNSALLQQALTHRSYVNEHPSETLHNERLEFLGDAVLNFLSGEFLYKRFPEKPEGELTPLRASLVDASQLAKFAIALELGTQLRLGRGAEQDGGRTNPNLLSSAFEAIVGAYFLDTGSDIHLVRMYVVPFFESVVDTLEVIAPAINYKSRFQEWAQANHRENPTYAIAHESGPDHAKTYVTEVFVNGKFYGRGTGRKKQDAEKDAARDALDRLNLL is encoded by the coding sequence ATGCATCAGGCTGCTTTACCTCGGTTTCAAAATTCTGCCTTATTGCAACAGGCGTTGACTCACCGTTCGTATGTGAATGAGCATCCATCAGAAACACTGCACAATGAGCGATTGGAGTTTTTGGGTGATGCAGTTTTGAACTTTTTGAGTGGGGAGTTTCTCTATAAGCGGTTTCCAGAAAAGCCAGAAGGGGAGCTAACGCCGCTACGAGCATCACTGGTGGATGCAAGTCAACTGGCAAAGTTTGCGATCGCATTGGAATTGGGCACTCAACTTAGACTGGGCAGGGGTGCTGAACAAGATGGCGGGCGCACTAATCCTAATTTGTTGAGTAGTGCTTTTGAAGCGATCGTTGGTGCTTATTTTTTAGATACTGGTTCAGATATTCATTTAGTCCGAATGTATGTCGTTCCGTTCTTTGAATCTGTTGTCGATACGTTGGAAGTTATTGCACCTGCAATTAATTACAAAAGTCGGTTTCAGGAGTGGGCGCAGGCGAATCACCGGGAAAATCCTACTTATGCGATCGCCCATGAATCTGGCCCGGACCATGCCAAAACCTATGTCACAGAGGTATTTGTCAACGGTAAGTTCTATGGGCGCGGCACAGGGCGCAAAAAGCAGGATGCTGAAAAGGATGCAGCAAGAGACGCACTTGATCGTCTCAACTTGCTGTGA
- a CDS encoding hypothetical protein (IMG reference gene:2510097883) yields the protein MVSQVWGKVGKILGGLFLVGGGTISFGILFGIAVGHPGGILLTVLLVLLVFFGLVPASLGGLMLYTSLKAEHYAIRDRFFQLLQANQGRLSLLDFAAATRLEPAIARRYLDLWAREFSANFEVTEDGDIDYIFTNRAIALPESRWQAIGQTMRELIKSL from the coding sequence ATGGTGAGTCAGGTTTGGGGCAAGGTTGGCAAAATTTTGGGTGGTTTATTTCTTGTCGGTGGAGGAACCATCTCGTTTGGGATTTTGTTTGGCATTGCGGTTGGGCATCCGGGTGGAATTTTGCTAACGGTTTTGCTAGTGCTATTGGTGTTTTTTGGCTTGGTTCCAGCATCTTTAGGTGGATTGATGCTTTATACCAGCTTGAAAGCTGAGCACTATGCCATTCGCGATCGCTTCTTTCAACTACTTCAGGCAAATCAAGGTCGTCTTTCCCTACTAGACTTTGCGGCAGCTACCCGTCTAGAACCTGCGATCGCCCGTCGCTATCTAGACCTGTGGGCACGAGAATTCTCCGCCAATTTTGAAGTAACTGAGGATGGCGATATTGATTACATCTTCACCAATCGTGCGATCGCTCTTCCCGAAAGCCGCTGGCAAGCCATTGGGCAAACTATGCGAGAACTAATCAAGTCTCTATAA